From one Maridesulfovibrio frigidus DSM 17176 genomic stretch:
- a CDS encoding tyrosine-type recombinase/integrase, which produces MASNIKWHKTKFPGVRYREHETRKHGIQPDKYFAITYKYEGKTKTEAIGWSSNGIKPQIAANILSELKVNQTQGKFPQTLKQKKEMATNHLKEKETRELAEKEKGITFDEIWSQFYRPQAKSNKAATSWKREESLHRIWISPAIGTIPFADVSAIDLERIKTNMAKKERSPRSIQYALATVRQVYNVAKKMDLFNGDNPVKKIKMPKMDNRRTRFLSEDEAEQLLEILKDKHHQLYIIALVSIYGGLRAGEIVNLEWKDLNFAEGMVLIRDSKNTLSRHAFMTKRVKKELREFRRQTDPTQKPVFSAQKGKKINEVSRSFNEAVDELGLNVGIDDRRQKVVFHTLRHTFASWLVQRGTPLYTVAKLMGHSTLAMTERYAHLAPDNLRAAVTVLDN; this is translated from the coding sequence ATGGCTTCAAATATCAAATGGCACAAAACCAAATTCCCCGGAGTGCGTTATCGGGAACATGAGACCCGCAAACACGGCATCCAGCCGGACAAATATTTCGCCATTACTTACAAGTATGAAGGCAAGACCAAAACCGAAGCAATAGGATGGTCCAGCAACGGGATCAAACCACAAATTGCAGCCAATATTCTAAGTGAACTTAAGGTCAACCAAACTCAAGGCAAATTTCCGCAAACCTTGAAGCAAAAAAAAGAGATGGCTACCAACCATCTCAAAGAGAAAGAAACTCGCGAACTCGCTGAAAAAGAAAAAGGTATAACCTTTGATGAAATATGGTCACAATTTTACCGACCACAGGCAAAATCAAATAAAGCGGCCACGTCATGGAAAAGGGAAGAAAGTCTTCACCGTATCTGGATATCCCCTGCCATAGGCACAATTCCTTTTGCAGACGTTTCCGCTATTGACCTTGAGCGCATTAAAACGAACATGGCTAAAAAAGAACGTAGCCCGCGCTCAATTCAATATGCTCTGGCAACCGTGCGCCAAGTGTATAATGTCGCCAAGAAGATGGACCTCTTCAACGGCGATAATCCAGTCAAGAAAATCAAAATGCCTAAAATGGACAACCGGCGAACACGCTTTCTGTCAGAAGATGAAGCCGAACAGCTTCTTGAAATATTAAAAGACAAACATCATCAGCTTTATATTATTGCACTCGTTTCCATTTATGGAGGTCTGAGGGCAGGAGAAATTGTTAATTTAGAATGGAAAGACCTCAACTTTGCCGAAGGCATGGTTCTAATACGAGACTCGAAGAACACTCTTTCCCGCCATGCATTCATGACAAAGCGGGTCAAAAAGGAACTTAGAGAATTCAGAAGGCAAACAGATCCAACTCAAAAGCCAGTATTCAGTGCTCAAAAAGGCAAAAAAATAAATGAAGTGTCTCGCTCTTTTAATGAAGCGGTTGATGAACTAGGCTTAAATGTAGGGATTGATGACCGCAGGCAAAAGGTAGTTTTCCACACTCTACGTCATACATTTGCAAGCTGGCTGGTTCAACGCGGAACACCTTTGTATACGGTGGCAAAACTCATGGGCCACTCTACTTTAGCAATGACAGAGCGGTATGCGCACCTTGCGCCGGACAATCTGAGAGCAGCTGTGACGGTGTTGGATAATTAA
- a CDS encoding HigA family addiction module antitoxin encodes MTMYNPPHPGELISSVYMEEHTLSCRKLAKMLGVAPSTLTRVLNGKSAVSPEMALRLSKALGRTPESWLAMQANYDLGKVRSKVDLSGVTPVGADCSIV; translated from the coding sequence ATGACTATGTACAATCCCCCACACCCCGGCGAGCTTATCAGCTCCGTGTATATGGAAGAGCACACTCTCAGCTGCCGCAAGCTTGCAAAGATGCTCGGAGTTGCTCCCTCCACCCTCACACGCGTTCTGAATGGCAAGAGTGCGGTTTCTCCTGAAATGGCACTGCGTCTTTCAAAGGCCCTCGGTCGTACCCCTGAAAGCTGGCTGGCTATGCAGGCCAACTATGACCTTGGCAAGGTTCGCAGCAAGGTTGATTTATCTGGGGTTACTCCTGTTGGGGCGGATTGTTCGATAGTGTAA
- a CDS encoding type II toxin-antitoxin system RelE/ParE family toxin, whose product MIKTFKHKGLEKFYRTGSTAGVQAKHSKRLRIQLSVIDTAQEVEDVNLPGFRLHKLKGSRADLWSITVNGNWRLTFEFRDGNGYILNYEDYH is encoded by the coding sequence ATGATCAAAACATTTAAGCACAAAGGTCTGGAAAAATTTTACCGTACCGGCTCAACAGCTGGAGTCCAGGCCAAGCATTCCAAGCGGCTCAGAATCCAGCTTTCGGTCATTGATACGGCTCAGGAAGTAGAGGACGTGAACCTTCCCGGATTCCGGCTGCACAAGCTCAAAGGAAGCCGTGCAGATCTTTGGTCCATAACCGTCAATGGCAATTGGCGGCTGACCTTTGAATTTCGAGACGGAAATGGTTACATTTTAAACTACGAGGATTATCACTAA